tgtagccagccaagtgtctttcaattcttgttggaggtacatttgcccattcttccttacaagagtctttcagttctttgagatttctgggcagtctgtcacgcactgctcttttaaggtctatccatagattttcaattatgttgaggtcaggagattgtgaaggccatggcaaaaccttcagtttacgcctcttgatgtaatccactgtggaatttgaggtgtgtttaggatcattatccatttgtagaagccatcctctcttaacttcagctttttcacagatggcatcaagttagcagccaaaatttgctgacattttatttaatccatttttcctcttactcgtgaaatgttccctgtgccagtGGCTGCAATATGACcgcaaagcatgattgatccacccccatgcttaacagttggacagaggttcttttcattaaattctgtgccctttcttctccaaacgtacagtacctttgctcattccgaccaaaaagttctattttaacttcatcggtccacagaactttttccacaatgcatcaggcttatctatatgttcatttgcaaacttcaaatgctgatttttgtggtgaggacgtagaagagattttcttctgatgactcttccatgaagaccatatttgtacaagtatctctttagtggaatggtgtagcaccaTTCTAGTGTCTGAcgggtctttctggatggatcgtgcagtcaaacgtgggtttggacttgcttttctcacaatcctgcgagctgttatgtctgatatttttcttggtcttccagatcttgctttaacttccactgttcctgatgactgccacttcttaattacattcccaacagaggatattggcatctgaaaatcctttgctatcttcttatagccttctcctgctttgtgagtgtcaactgttttcagtttcagttttctagacaactgcttagaagaacccatggtgctgattggtggggcaaggtcagatgagtctgggcatttaaaaccttaagattgacatcagctggtctttccagatgatgattgagaacaatccatgacgctgtcaggtctcagctttccaaaggtgcatgctataaactctgcagggtgcccaaacttttgcaatcgccattatttcattttctgttattttgaaagtgtaaatgatggaaacaaaatctaactttttgtgacatatatgaatgtctaatctgtcatttgatgttcttggcttctttatgcacatttacaCAAATCTTTACATGGGGTGCCGAAACTTTCGAGTCCCACTGTATTtagtaaaaacattttctccagTCATTTCTTTTGATCAATTATACAGTGAAAAATAATAAAGGTATAAGAATAACGTTATAGAAGGTTCATaatacagcattctactgtaaaagaGTCCATTAAGGGCCAGAATGGATCTTACAGAAAGAGATTCTCCATGATGTACGTGTAGTCCTCACAGCCGCTGTCAGGAAGGTAGCAGGCTGCAAACACGATAATGGCATTCAGACCCTCCCCATAATAACCTGAAAGAGTAGAAATACACATTCAGTATGACGGCAGCTGCATTTGCATTGTTATGACACTGGCTGCATTATCATGGtctgaaaaaacattaaaaccgAGAAAAAAAGCTATCTGAATGATCTTTTACTTAGTCTTTTTTTCGTGTTTGTTATTTCTTGTCATGTTTAGCCCAGGGACATTAAATGGACAAAGGTTGTTCATTATTATTTTGACAACTCCATTAATTTCAATGAGGGTAGACAAAATAATAGAACCCCCCAGTTAGtgtaattcaattcagttcaacaACACCACAAACTACATCATCTAAAATTATCCTAAAGCATATCTTTCATGAAGGTAAGATTTATTCCAGCAATGTTGAATTAGATTATCTTAATTTAGGCCTAGTGTTCCTAATATACTGCCAACCAAGTGTACGTCTCTATACAACTCTTTTTGTTGGACTTTGGCTAAAGTTACATACACAGCAGTTCTATTTGGTCGGTCTGTGCAATGTTTCTTTTCTACAACTAAGTTCATAATATTTGCATCAAAAACTACCATCAACTTTGGTCTTAAACTGTTGTTACTGCTGTTAGAACAGGTCTTTCAAATCCATTGTTAGATGattcttaacacacacacacacacgcacgcacgcacgcacgcacgcacgcacgcacgcacgcacgcacacacacacacacacacacacacacacacacacacacacaaagtagaCGCTCTTTCACTAACCTCCATGTGTGACCACCCTCAGGTATGGTCTGATGACCTGCATGTCAATCCGCTGCTCCTGGTCTCCGATGATCACTGTTCGCCATAGACGACCGGATgagtctctctcctcttccctttCGCCTGGAAGACGCTTGGCAGTGGCCACAGGAGTGTCATCTAGATACAAGGTGATACAAAGATGTCAGATTGTTTAACCTTCCTTTCTCCCCTGCCTTAACATTTTAGAAATCAAGTGAAGTCAGCATGAAGGTAAAGGAGTTGAAAATTGCGTGACTCACAGCTTGTGCCACTCTCTAAAAATAAATTTCTTGCTATTTACTTAtgaaacattgtaaaaatagtatacattgggaaaaaaatggtTTAGTAAAAAGCTGGGAAAATTCACTTTGACTATGAGTTAAGAAAGTCAGCATTTACTCTAGTCATGCATGATAACTGCATtaagtgtttgttttcatttttgctgtttttgacaGTTGGCTGCAAATTTGTGAATGGCCTACCAAAAGGAGAAAATGCCTTAGGCAGGACTATGATTTGCTTCTCAAATGAATTCCAACATGCATCCCTTGACCTCAAAAAAATGGTGCCATCTTTAACATTGGTCATCTAAAACTCTGACCTTCCCACTCCAGCTCGTTGCCATTGTTGATGAACTCCAGCGAGTCAGTCTCATCAGGAGTCTCGATGTCATCTACATTGATGTCCAGATCGTCTGGCGTTTCCAGAAACTCATCAGAGAGGACCGACCCCTCGCTCTGATCCAGGGAGAGGTTCATGGTGGGGGCGACCAGAGTGCGCCGCTTATGCTGGgccacagacacacccacattCAGAGTGGTGGGAGGATCTGGACAGGCAGGCCAGCAaagttcagatacagtatatcataaaTGAATAtagttgatgatgatgatgattattaatgatgtgtatgtactgtaatttACTTACTGGTTCTGTGGTCAGTAAGACCACATGAAGAATCAACATATTCATCCTCTGGCAGTGGCCTGCagagaaatacataaaaatacagaattacatggaaaaagcataaataaaagataaaatgaCATATTTAGGAATTTTAGTTGGCCTATCATGTTCCTGCTACCAAGTTAATGATTGGAATGattaaacattaacatttaacaatacattacaataataaaaattaataaaaataaatgaaatgatgaaataaaactatgaacAGTTGTTTGTAGCATATTCACTCTTTGTTTTTGGAGTGGCACTATTGTTATTTAACCACATTGTGTCCTTGGAAACAATATATGTTGTTTGAGAAAGCAACACCAGTAATGATCACTCCTCTCTGACATTATAATGAGACAGCAAAACCCTCAACGCTGgggcggacacacacacacacacacacacacacacacaccacaccacacacacacacacacacacacacacacacacacacacacacacacacacacacacacacacacacacacacacacacacacacacacacacacacacacacacacacacaccacacacacacacacacacacacacacacacacgcatgaatAGACAAACGCCCTACAAGTACAGGCAAGCTGATGCAGCTGTTAGGATAATTGCTGTTATTATGTAGCTTTGTCAAGGTAAGTTAAAGTCAGCACCAACATATACAGAACAGTGGAGATAAAAAAAACGATCTACATTGTAAAATCATTCTAAAACTTTCCTTTATAGGACTTGTGTTTAAACTGTCGACTTTACCTTAGCCAAATGAGCTACAAGGATACCattgttgtattattatatattacaaaTACCTGCAACAGATAGATATCATACTCAGAtcgtacattttttttagtcttCTTTTTCTCTATGCTAGCTGTGATTTTGTTCAATGACAGCATACAACATAATCACGTAACACATAACGACTACATCAAGGAAAAAACACACCTGCCGCCTTTCAGCATTCAATACACGTGACTAACCTCCCATCATAGCTGGGCCTGTTTGTTAAATCGGATAAATAGCTCACGCaaacagacccacacacaccgacacacacacacacacacacacacacacacacacacacacacacaccacacacacacacacaggaatacCTGGGGAAGTCTTCATCCTGCCACTCGTCCTTAACCTCCATGCTGTCCATGCGTAAAGTGGCCTCTGCTGTACCCATCCTCTGCCAGGGAGGACGGGCTTCAGCTCTCTGTGGTTAACAAATTCAACAAGGAATAGTTACAAAGCATTGTTATGACATACAGTACTTGTAGCTGTCTTAAAGGGGTGCGTCATGATTTCATTAGGATTATCTGATTTTGGCTTGTGAATTATGATTAAAGCCAAACTCACGTCAGACAGCGTTACAAACTGAAGGTGTGGAGTGGGAAGATGTAATGAAAGCATTTTCggaaagtaacaaaatacatttactcatgGTACTGcattgagaagttttgtatttttcaagtagtttGTAAAATCtatcattttaaatgtacttgAATACGTTTTGAGTGAAGTATTGTATTTCGTTACATTACAAATCCCATCCgttactgagtaaaaaaaataacttttactaacaaaaaccaaaaggaagaaaaacaatcgCCGGGGCACCCGGATAGCTTGGTTGGGCCCGGGTTGggctccaacctgcggccctttgctgcatgtcattcccccctctttctcccctttcatgtcttcagctgtcctgtcaaaaataaaggctgataatgtcccaaaaaataatattgaaaaacattttttttaaatatgtttctcAGTTTGAACAACCTCAAGGAAGCGATGTACATAATTGCTGGAGTACCCCGTAAATAGGCCAAGGAAAAGACAACCACAGTTTATAGCTTTAAGGAGCTGTAATTAAGTGGTCTGGAGAGCAGCTAACAAAACATGGGTGAAATGAAGAATCCAACTAACAAtcttaaatacataaatgaataCAAAGTTGGAAAAACTAAGTAACAGTTT
The sequence above is drawn from the Etheostoma spectabile isolate EspeVRDwgs_2016 chromosome 12, UIUC_Espe_1.0, whole genome shotgun sequence genome and encodes:
- the atcayb gene encoding caytaxin isoform X1, whose product is MGTAEATLRMDSMEVKDEWQDEDFPRPLPEDEYVDSSCGLTDHRTNPPTTLNVGVSVAQHKRRTLVAPTMNLSLDQSEGSVLSDEFLETPDDLDINVDDIETPDETDSLEFINNGNELEWEDDTPVATAKRLPGEREEERDSSGRLWRTVIIGDQEQRIDMQVIRPYLRVVTHGGYYGEGLNAIIVFAACYLPDSGCEDYTYIMENLFLYVVSSLELLVAEDYMIVYMNGATPRRKMPGISWLKRCYQMIDRKLRKNLKCLIIAHPTWFIRTVLAISRPFISIKFMDKIRYVHTLKELSQIIPMEHVQIPECVLQYDDEKIQVQRERLEQEQPGSTLPKERPKSMIAERLKWNKPMGDIDSLKREPAEITITRLLHRIKSPDWIH
- the atcayb gene encoding caytaxin isoform X2 — translated: MGTAEATLRMDSMEVKDEWQDEDFPRPLPEDEYVDSSCGLTDHRTNPPTTLNVGVSVAQHKRRTLVAPTMNLSLDQSEGSVLSDEFLETPDDLDINVDDIETPDETDSLEFINNGNELEWEDDTPVATAKRLPGEREEERDSSGRLWRTVIIGDQEQRIDMQVIRPYLRVVTHGGYYGEGLNAIIVFAACYLPDSGCEDYTYIMENLFLYVVSSLELLVAEDYMIVYMNGATPRRKMPGISWLKRCYQMIDRKLRKNLKCLIIAHPTWFIRTVLAISRPFISIKFMDKIRYVHTLKELSQIIPMEHVQIPECVLQYDDEKIQVQRERLEQEQPGSTLPKERPKSMIAEVGRDI
- the atcayb gene encoding caytaxin isoform X3 codes for the protein MGTAEATLRMDSMEVKDEWQDEDFPRPLPEDEYVDSSCGLTDHRTNPPTTLNVGVSVAQHKRRTLVAPTMNLSLDQSEGSVLSDEFLETPDDLDINVDDIETPDETDSLEFINNGNELEWEDDTPVATAKRLPGEREEERDSSGRLWRTVIIGDQEQRIDMQVIRPYLRVVTHGGYYGEGLNAIIVFAACYLPDSGCEDYTYIMENLFLYVVSSLELLVAEDYMIVYMNGATPRRKMPGISWLKRCYQMIDRKLRKNLKCLIIAHPTWFIRTVLAISRPFISIKFMDKIRYVHTLKELSQIIPMEHVQIPECVLQYDDEKIQVQRERLEQEQPGSTLPKERD